AGAAGTAAACATGTTTGGTGCACATTGACCTCGACTTTAAGTTGAACATTTCCTTCCGGCTTGAAGCATTGATATAAGGTATATAAGCCCTCACTCCTACTTTTGTAATGCGGTGGTCAGGTTTCGTCCCCTTCATTCTGCTTTGGCTTATCTATTGAATCCCTTTTGAGGGAAACtttgatgaaaaaaaaaaggtatatAAATTGATGAACAATAAGCACTTCCCCTAAATGAAACAAGTTATGGTCACTACCTTTATTCCTTAATTTGTTAGGAATTTAATCCTTCTTTCTGTTTATTTTACCTATTTgtgttttcctaaactatgaaAAACTTCCCTTTCCTAATAGACCTGATATCTTATATATGTCTGACTGTCACCAGATCATCACTAGATCACGCATACATCTATCTTCAGATCCCAGTAATCTGCATTATTACATCTCTGATGAGTTCATGGCCAGACTACAACGAAACACTTCTCGTTGTTCCCATTTTTCTGGCACCAGCATTTTACTTGGTTCTATAAGTAAACATTATAGACAACTGCGTTACCTTTAGTGCCATCACCTACTAGAAAGGAAAAAGTGACACTTATAGAAACCACAGAAGACCAACTTCACATATAATCTAAGACATGTACAGATATTAATCTGATTCCCCTTTTCTGATCAATCTGATTTCAATATCTCGACTATTGCTAAACTCATGCAGCCTAGAAGTAGAAATATACTTAAAAGAGGAAGAACATCCTAAACTGCAAATAATTTACCTGAAAAATCCAAAATTCTTTCTAAGTTTCACAAATGACAATCAAATATCATGCTTATTAGCCGTATTGCAAACCGTGTGTAGCATTTTAGTTACATCTCAATCCTATACTTGAAGTCTTCAGCAAATCAGACACCTTAACAACTCAGCTACGCCGTACATCCACATCAAAATATCAGCTATACTTGTCCATCAAAATTGTAGAAACTAATTGGTCAAACACTTGGTTTCAACACAATTTAAACTCACCCTGTAAAATCTACTACTACACAAaatcggggggggggggggggggagattaTTTACCGTTTTCTCGTAGCGGTCCCTCTCAGAAGCAGTGCAAATCTCACCCGTACACATCAATCGATGCTCAGTTTTCCAATAAATATCTaagagaagaacaaaaaaagtAAGTCCCAGTATCAGTCGATTGTAAAAATAAGGGAGTAGCAAATAAAAATCAATAGGATAAGAAGAAGGGAGAATACCGAGGAGCTGAAAAGCAGAGAAAGGGAGGATGAAAAGCGAAGGTTGAAGGGCGAGTGAAATTAGAGAAACAAGACAAGATTTGAGAGCTTTGGGAGATGGCAATGTCAGCAGAATAGCTATTGTTGCCTCTACTGCTACCACGTATGTCAATATCATCCACTGCAACGCCATTTTTACTCCTCTTTTGCtgtaagtttttattttttcttcgtCGGTTCCTTGGCTGGGTTAACAGAAACTCTTTTCTTAATTGACAAGGTTCGAGTTGTTCTTTTCTTACAAATTAATTTACCAATATGGCCCAACTATATTTTAGAATGCTTTGATTTTCTTTATCATATTTaagctttatttttattttttgtttttaaaaaaaaagtcaaaagttgatctttattatttttacttttattacaaaaatatataaatttctttcatatttggtcatttcttttttagaaaaaatgtttgaaattttatAAAACTGAAGAACATTTTTCTCATACTATAACACAATAGTATACATAATGGAATTGCTTAGAGAATTTTGGTTCAGGAAAAATTTATTCTCACTATAAttacaatattttattttatatatattagtaCTATTATTGATAGGTTAATTGATtaaatttatatcataattttttataattttttaatcatttgattagttattattatgatttacaattattaaatttcacaaaatttcttaattattttttctcaattGTATACACTATTTATGAGAAAATAGCCAAATGAAGCTCAAACTTATTGTAAGATTTTCAACCGCACACttatatttataattcaactatttttaaatagaaTATATAACCCCTTAAGTGCTGAGTTGACATAGAGAGTGTATTTCACTCTCTCAAAGAGAGTGAGTttcctatttattttattttttcgtttttctcttttcctttttctttctctttatcACTTGTTATTTATCTATACTACTGTAACTACTTCACCATTATCCATTGTTGAAGCTTCATATGCAGATATTTGGTATAAAAATTATCAACAATTAATGCATTTTATgtacaaataatttttcaatagACTTATTTAGTACACATCtaacaaattaaatttattttaaaaaaacttatccatcaattgatttattttttttagtcatGGACTCAAGAGAAACAAAATCAAAGAGAAATAATTGTGTTTTTATTTTCGAACTTATTAGAAGGaactgaaaaataataatttcttctACATTTTTTAAAGATGGATCCTTCATTCTCTCCTAAAATCcatgaaaaatcaaaatcaaaaactcaaattataaattattcaagaaaattttagagagagaaagaatgGGGAAGAGAGAGGGGTTTCTCAAATTGGTGTTACAAATTGGTCTCAAATTGGTCTT
This Solanum dulcamara chromosome 8, daSolDulc1.2, whole genome shotgun sequence DNA region includes the following protein-coding sequences:
- the LOC129900282 gene encoding uncharacterized protein LOC129900282; translated protein: MALQWMILTYVVAVEATIAILLTLPSPKALKSCLVSLISLALQPSLFILPFSAFQLLDIYWKTEHRLMCTGEICTASERDRYEKTIYKAQRNVILCLAACLLYWCIYRVCKYYKEIQSIEVVEKRYKDQ